In Crinalium epipsammum PCC 9333, the genomic window AAATATTCCAAGCTAATTTCTACCTATGTGCAAGGGCTACCAACCCACATCAATCCAACTACAGGGAGAATCCACCCTAGTTATTTACAGTGCGGTACTCGCTCTGGAAGATTTGCTTGTCGCAACCCTAACCTGCAAAATATTCCCCGCGATAAAGCAATTCGTTCCTGCTTTATTGCTCAACCAGGCTACACAATTATCCGTGCCGATTACTCCCAGATTGAACTAAGAATAGTTGCCAAGATCTCTGGTGAAAGCCGGATGATTGAAGCATACAAAAATGGCGAAGATTTACATACGCTCACAGCTTCCCTGATTACTGGTAAGCCAATCAGCGAGATTACAGCAGAAGACCGACGATTAGCGAAAGCGATTAACTTCGGGTTAATTTACGGCATGGGTCAAAGCAAACTCAAAATTTACGCTGAAACTGAGTACGGCGTGATCATGACATTACGAGAAGCCACAAAATTCAGAAAGCGATTCTTCCAAGCTTACCCAGGATTAAAGCGATGGCATGAAGGGATCAAACGCACAGTTTACGATGCTCAAGGGCGCACAATCCGCACAATAATGGGGCGTAGGCGACGTTGGGCAACCCAACCACCCCTGTCAGAGTTATTTAATCATCCAGTACAGGGGACTAATGCCGATTTCTTAAAAATAGCATTAGGGAAACTTTATGTACCGCTCGCTGAAATTGGCGCTCTACTAATTGGAATTGTGCATGACGAAGTTGTTCTGGAATGCCCTGACAATTTCATTGCCCAGGCAAGTGAAATTCTCAAGCGGTACATGATCGAACCTGCTGCGATCGCACTACATCCAATTCCAGTAGAAGTGGAAGTAAAAATTGGTGCTACGTGGGCAGGTTGATTTAACCAGGCAAAAAACAATAAATTGAATAAATTGCTTTACTACAAACAATAATTATTAATTAGGGCGCTCATTAAACCAGCCCTAATTAATGATTAAAAAAGTTTCAATTGGGTGCGACCTGCACCATGTACAGAAGTTTCACCTTGACTTTTGTTTTCAACAATAGCCTCAGTATTTGGATGAACACAATGGTCATCTATTAATGCTCTATTAAGCTGCTGTATTACCTCTGTGTTGTCAACAAAGTCAGTCGCATTTCTTGGATCTAACTTTTTCTCTAACTCAGCTACTCGTTGCTCAAGCTGGTGGAACCTTTCAGTAACTACGGACATATCTAGTAACGCTCCCACACTTCCCTTGCAGGTAAGTAGTAGGCTTCTCAGACATCCCGAAGAATGCGTAGAACTTCCTTAGAAGTAGAATTTGTAATAGAACCAACTATTACAATTCCACCTTTCCGGCGTTTTATACTGGGGAGTGCGTTCAGCCCCAGTCTCTTTAAGTTGATAGCGGCGTTAATATCCCTATCAACCCAGAGATTTTCGACTTCATCCCAATATGAACGAATACTACAATCGGTAAAGATGAACTCATCCCGAAGTTAACAAACCATCCATCATTCTTTTTGATGAACTGCAACTGCTTCAATATTGAACCATCAGGTAAGTGACGATGAGAACGAATTTTAAGTAGTCCAATTTTAGGCACTTTGATGTAGAGATACTTCCCACCAATTGAACAGGAATGTAGTTCTAATCCAGCACCCTCGATTACCAATGAACGAAACCGAGACTCAGACTTAAAGCGAGGTCTACCGCTTCGATTACCGGACTTATCGCCAGCAATAAACCGTTCAAATGCCTTATCAACTCGTTTACAAACCTCTTGTAGAGTATTTGCTGGTACTCTTGAAAAGTCTAGCTGCTGTCCAGACCATTGCACTATTACAGCATCTTTCTTAAGTTCTGGTAGATATTTTTCCTGGCTGTAG contains:
- a CDS encoding DNA polymerase: MQLDKSQQRSNFSQTTLTPRQLQYAANDAAILLDLVPILTRRLKAARLMNIAEIEFEAVSAVAGMELNGMLLDATKMSILNQELCTKKQIYLNELKTLNPGRRIQLSLFPETADTVNLDSPSQVLKAFKVLGIPVTSTGKKVLIPLQNQYPIIKSLLEYRKYSKLISTYVQGLPTHINPTTGRIHPSYLQCGTRSGRFACRNPNLQNIPRDKAIRSCFIAQPGYTIIRADYSQIELRIVAKISGESRMIEAYKNGEDLHTLTASLITGKPISEITAEDRRLAKAINFGLIYGMGQSKLKIYAETEYGVIMTLREATKFRKRFFQAYPGLKRWHEGIKRTVYDAQGRTIRTIMGRRRRWATQPPLSELFNHPVQGTNADFLKIALGKLYVPLAEIGALLIGIVHDEVVLECPDNFIAQASEILKRYMIEPAAIALHPIPVEVEVKIGATWAG